The following coding sequences are from one Archaeoglobaceae archaeon window:
- a CDS encoding FAD-binding oxidoreductase, whose product MSEVKEIPKSEWALQRYLYTRDISSAPVINLLLKQVDVIYQPRDEKEVIEVLRIAEKEGATVVPRGAGTSGYGGVLPPKDIALFRLSKRKTIMIDFTRMDDFEIDEEKQIVVCSPGAVWWDIEKKLNKKNLTLRVYPTSAPSSTVAGWIAQNGYGVGSLKYGGIADNVEKLRIVDFNGAKEVEGKDLKYYIGMEGITGLITKAWVKVKEMEDMKYYGFHVSAKEANKIVFAGEHYAGLFLDAGYVKLKNEAFGTEMPEKDVLMIATTEKLDGDESLGEEIWEKRFYPMRVRRLGPGLVAAENVLPAESIPAYLNRLNKMIKKPHGSEIWYSKGKKGAVLTFIPSDERKFIGYTMTWLNSIRALKTAKRMRGVPYSTGFYLSSEAKLLLGDELDEIMRFKRTVDPKNQLNPGKVLPKGAMAMMMKIAQKVIP is encoded by the coding sequence ATGAGTGAGGTTAAGGAAATTCCCAAATCTGAGTGGGCCTTGCAAAGATATCTGTATACTCGAGACATTTCGAGTGCTCCTGTGATCAATCTACTTTTGAAGCAAGTTGATGTTATCTACCAGCCAAGAGACGAAAAAGAAGTAATAGAAGTTTTAAGGATCGCTGAAAAGGAGGGAGCAACGGTAGTTCCAAGGGGAGCGGGCACTTCGGGTTATGGTGGCGTTTTACCCCCAAAAGATATAGCACTGTTTCGTCTCTCCAAGAGAAAGACGATAATGATTGATTTCACGAGGATGGACGATTTTGAAATTGATGAAGAAAAGCAAATTGTTGTATGCTCCCCGGGAGCGGTTTGGTGGGATATTGAGAAGAAGTTGAACAAGAAAAATCTTACGCTTAGAGTTTATCCAACAAGTGCTCCTTCTTCAACTGTTGCTGGATGGATCGCTCAAAACGGTTATGGGGTTGGAAGCCTCAAATACGGCGGGATTGCTGACAATGTTGAAAAGCTCAGGATTGTTGACTTCAATGGGGCAAAAGAGGTTGAAGGAAAAGATCTGAAGTATTATATCGGAATGGAAGGCATAACTGGACTAATAACGAAGGCATGGGTAAAAGTTAAGGAAATGGAAGATATGAAATACTACGGATTCCATGTTTCTGCTAAGGAAGCAAACAAGATCGTTTTCGCTGGCGAGCATTACGCAGGTCTTTTCCTCGATGCAGGCTACGTTAAGCTGAAAAACGAGGCTTTTGGCACAGAAATGCCAGAAAAGGATGTTTTGATGATAGCAACGACAGAAAAGCTTGACGGAGACGAAAGCCTTGGTGAAGAGATCTGGGAAAAGAGATTCTACCCTATGAGGGTTAGAAGACTTGGTCCTGGATTGGTTGCTGCTGAGAACGTCCTGCCAGCAGAATCGATTCCCGCTTATCTCAACAGGCTTAACAAGATGATAAAGAAACCACATGGTAGTGAAATCTGGTATTCAAAAGGTAAGAAAGGGGCGGTGCTGACATTCATACCCTCCGACGAGAGAAAGTTCATTGGCTACACAATGACTTGGCTAAACAGCATCCGAGCTCTGAAGACTGCGAAAAGAATGCGTGGTGTTCCTTATTCCACGGGCTTTTATCTTAGTTCTGAGGCAAAGCTTCTGCTTGGAGATGAGCTTGACGAGATTATGAGATTTAAGAGAACTGTCGATCCGAAAAATCAGCTAAATCCGGGTAAAGTTTTGCCTAAGGGGGCAATGGCTATGATGATGAAAATTGCTCAGAAGGTGATCCCATGA
- the cfbA gene encoding sirohydrochlorin nickelochelatase — MKDIVALLIGHGSKLEVQKKMIERLAETIRNKKIFADVCYAFMNVNKPTIREAMTEIASKGYRKVIAIPVFLSDGIHTTEDIPRELGIENGMRKGIVDFNGVKVELWYAKTIGYDDRIAEILIERGKEAVENSE; from the coding sequence ATGAAAGACATTGTTGCTTTGCTCATAGGACACGGAAGCAAGCTCGAAGTTCAGAAAAAAATGATTGAAAGGCTTGCAGAGACTATAAGGAATAAAAAAATTTTTGCAGATGTATGCTACGCTTTCATGAACGTCAATAAGCCAACAATTCGGGAAGCTATGACCGAGATTGCGAGCAAAGGTTATAGAAAGGTCATAGCTATTCCCGTATTTCTTTCTGACGGCATTCACACGACTGAGGACATACCAAGAGAGCTCGGAATTGAAAATGGCATGCGAAAGGGCATAGTTGATTTCAACGGAGTGAAAGTTGAGCTATGGTATGCAAAAACCATAGGCTACGATGATAGAATTGCGGAAATACTCATTGAAAGGGGGAAGGAAGCGGTTGAGAATTCGGAGTAA
- the mtrH gene encoding tetrahydromethanopterin S-methyltransferase subunit H has product MFKYEKEQKVFEFGKIKVGGQPGEYPPVLVGTIFYKGHKIVSDDHKGVFDKQKAEELWKMQQEFSDLTGIPCMLQIVGESAEAMEKYIEWFSNIADAPFLIDSTDPNVRIHGAKFATEIGVHKRAIYNSINPSLTPQEVEALKNSKIDSAIVLAFNPTDNTVKGRLDILQKGGAGLSKGLLDIANECGIKRILIDVAATPLGAGAGATFKAVMAVKAKLGLPAGGAPHNIPSAWPWIKKLKKEKKEVFPPADIGSNLIMQMLGADFLLYGPIENAPMIFPSTAMVSIIVAEAVSELGISVQAETHPIKRLV; this is encoded by the coding sequence ATGTTCAAATATGAAAAGGAGCAGAAGGTTTTTGAATTTGGAAAGATAAAGGTTGGCGGTCAGCCGGGCGAATATCCGCCAGTGCTTGTCGGAACAATCTTCTATAAGGGGCACAAGATCGTGAGCGATGACCACAAGGGAGTATTTGACAAGCAAAAGGCTGAAGAGCTATGGAAGATGCAACAGGAATTCTCTGATCTGACTGGGATCCCATGCATGCTCCAGATCGTTGGCGAGTCTGCAGAAGCTATGGAGAAGTATATTGAATGGTTCAGCAACATTGCAGACGCTCCATTCCTTATTGACTCAACGGATCCTAATGTGAGAATACATGGAGCCAAATTTGCAACTGAAATCGGTGTTCACAAAAGAGCGATTTACAATTCAATAAATCCAAGCTTGACTCCGCAAGAAGTTGAAGCTCTCAAGAACAGCAAGATCGACTCAGCCATTGTTCTTGCTTTCAACCCGACTGACAACACGGTAAAGGGCAGACTTGACATTTTGCAGAAGGGCGGTGCAGGATTGAGCAAGGGTTTGCTTGACATCGCAAACGAATGCGGAATTAAGAGAATCCTGATCGACGTCGCAGCTACACCGCTCGGAGCGGGGGCGGGAGCGACTTTCAAGGCGGTAATGGCAGTCAAGGCAAAACTTGGATTACCCGCTGGCGGTGCACCGCACAATATTCCTTCTGCATGGCCATGGATCAAGAAGCTGAAGAAGGAGAAGAAGGAGGTATTTCCACCAGCAGACATTGGCTCCAATTTGATCATGCAGATGCTTGGAGCCGACTTTCTGCTCTATGGTCCAATTGAGAATGCACCAATGATCTTCCCGAGCACAGCAATGGTCAGCATAATCGTGGCAGAAGCTGTTTCCGAACTCGGAATCTCTGTGCAAGCCGAGACCCATCCAATCAAAAGGCTTGTGTAA
- the mtrG gene encoding tetrahydromethanopterin S-methyltransferase subunit G, whose amino-acid sequence MDKKEKEIPRAYVDTAEYMALLERIKKVEEKVEFFQAEVTQQVGKKVGRDIGILYGLVFALILVVIYLLLKSPWG is encoded by the coding sequence ATGGATAAGAAAGAGAAGGAAATTCCGAGAGCTTATGTTGACACCGCTGAATACATGGCTCTATTAGAGAGAATAAAGAAGGTCGAAGAGAAAGTAGAATTTTTCCAGGCAGAAGTGACACAGCAGGTTGGAAAGAAAGTCGGTAGAGACATAGGAATACTCTATGGGCTTGTTTTTGCCCTGATTCTGGTAGTTATTTACCTTTTGCTGAAATCACCTTGGGGGTGA
- a CDS encoding tetrahydromethanopterin S-methyltransferase subunit F — MSGFPKIMKPKALKIDEIINRTDYSAQLIARAQKLESGINMAGITGFVLGLLMAVLLVVIPLLWLG, encoded by the coding sequence ATGAGCGGATTTCCAAAGATCATGAAACCAAAAGCTTTGAAAATCGACGAAATTATAAACAGAACGGATTACAGTGCACAGCTAATTGCAAGAGCTCAGAAGCTCGAGTCAGGAATCAACATGGCAGGAATCACAGGGTTTGTTCTTGGACTCCTGATGGCTGTGCTTCTTGTTGTAATCCCATTGCTCTGGCTGGGGTGA
- the mtrA gene encoding tetrahydromethanopterin S-methyltransferase subunit A, with amino-acid sequence MVNKVEPAAGWPKIKGEYMVGDPKSCVVVATLGSHLDEKKLIEAGAGMAGICKTENIGIEKMVANIVANPNIRFLILCGAEVTGHLTGDAIVKLHKNGVKNNRIVDAKGAIPYIENLPNEAIERFRKQVEIVEMIGVEDLSAIISKIKECISKDPGAYPEPPMVVEIKEEAKEEIAEGEIYPVPGEIANIESWVRDIEGKVKEVALLNKFSAGVYAGRFQGFWIGFTLAMFVLGLLMWRVGL; translated from the coding sequence ATGGTGAACAAAGTTGAGCCTGCTGCGGGATGGCCGAAGATTAAGGGAGAATACATGGTCGGCGATCCAAAGAGCTGTGTTGTCGTAGCAACTCTTGGAAGCCACTTGGATGAAAAGAAGCTCATTGAAGCTGGAGCAGGAATGGCTGGAATCTGCAAAACAGAGAACATAGGAATTGAAAAAATGGTTGCAAACATAGTTGCAAATCCAAACATAAGGTTCCTGATCCTCTGCGGAGCTGAAGTTACCGGGCATCTCACTGGAGATGCAATTGTAAAGTTACACAAAAATGGTGTAAAGAACAACAGAATCGTTGATGCAAAGGGAGCAATACCGTATATTGAAAATTTGCCAAATGAGGCAATAGAGAGATTCAGGAAGCAAGTAGAGATCGTTGAGATGATTGGTGTCGAAGATCTTTCAGCAATAATCTCAAAGATAAAAGAATGTATCTCAAAGGATCCCGGAGCTTATCCTGAACCACCAATGGTTGTGGAAATTAAGGAGGAGGCAAAAGAAGAGATCGCAGAAGGTGAAATTTACCCAGTGCCCGGTGAAATTGCAAACATCGAATCCTGGGTAAGAGACATTGAAGGTAAAGTCAAAGAAGTTGCTCTGCTAAACAAGTTCTCTGCAGGAGTCTATGCGGGCAGATTTCAGGGATTCTGGATTGGATTTACCCTGGCTATGTTTGTTCTTGGTTTATTAATGTGGAGGGTGGGCTTATGA
- the mtrB gene encoding tetrahydromethanopterin S-methyltransferase subunit B — MTFAKISSEPGLVLDAVRGVLGEEREDLIFYPLSDVEEAVKKLEAIADDLVNSLDPLKNFKASYPGRDKTLYYAGMTTGVFYGLIVGLIIAFLIAWVM; from the coding sequence ATGACGTTCGCAAAAATTTCTTCTGAACCGGGTTTAGTGCTCGACGCGGTTCGTGGTGTGCTCGGGGAGGAGAGAGAAGATCTGATCTTCTACCCGCTGTCTGATGTCGAAGAAGCGGTGAAGAAGCTCGAAGCGATTGCAGATGATCTCGTAAATTCTTTGGATCCACTGAAGAACTTCAAAGCCTCATATCCTGGAAGAGATAAAACGCTATACTATGCTGGCATGACAACAGGGGTATTCTATGGCCTTATTGTTGGGTTGATCATCGCATTTCTCATTGCATGGGTGATGTAA
- the mtrC gene encoding tetrahydromethanopterin S-methyltransferase subunit C: protein MTVSSCSAKAGAVEEKKISNNLIAVLGIVGSLAGIYVASMFNFLAFVGGVAIILATLWGANGVRTVAKYGIGTGVPSVGMVALGGAVAAVFVGIYLTSKTVLLAPVVALVLALLTGLLIGISARYILKMNIPVMVRCMTEICGAGALLILAHVTTITGSFELFHLRSISETGIIMMVFIVGALGILHPYNACLGADERQGRTLKLALATGSAQVVLAGIASLYFIGLPGFVTLLFGTLAWFVTYSIFVKTSFEEGIVFNTGLIPEVEHK, encoded by the coding sequence ATGACCGTCTCCTCATGCAGTGCTAAAGCGGGAGCGGTGGAAGAGAAGAAAATCTCAAACAACCTTATTGCGGTCCTCGGGATCGTTGGATCGCTCGCTGGGATCTATGTCGCATCGATGTTCAACTTCTTGGCATTCGTTGGGGGAGTGGCAATAATCCTTGCGACACTCTGGGGCGCTAATGGAGTAAGAACTGTGGCTAAATACGGCATTGGCACTGGAGTCCCTTCGGTTGGTATGGTTGCCCTTGGTGGTGCGGTTGCAGCGGTATTTGTAGGGATTTACCTAACAAGTAAAACCGTTCTACTTGCACCTGTCGTTGCTCTTGTCCTTGCATTGCTCACGGGTTTGCTCATAGGCATTTCTGCAAGATACATTCTGAAGATGAACATCCCAGTAATGGTTAGATGCATGACAGAGATCTGCGGAGCGGGTGCTTTGCTGATCTTGGCTCATGTAACAACCATAACCGGATCATTCGAACTTTTCCACTTAAGAAGCATCTCAGAGACTGGCATAATAATGATGGTCTTTATAGTCGGAGCTCTTGGAATTCTTCACCCATACAATGCCTGTCTTGGAGCGGACGAAAGGCAAGGAAGAACTCTAAAGCTCGCTTTGGCGACTGGAAGCGCTCAGGTGGTCTTAGCAGGAATAGCTTCGCTTTACTTCATAGGGCTACCAGGATTTGTAACCTTGCTTTTCGGAACTCTTGCATGGTTCGTAACCTACAGCATCTTCGTGAAAACCTCGTTTGAGGAGGGGATTGTTTTCAACACAGGACTTATACCGGAGGTTGAGCATAAATGA
- the mtrD gene encoding tetrahydromethanopterin S-methyltransferase subunit D has translation MDPITIIIGLIIAGILIVIGVHLIPVGGAPAAMAMATGVGTGTVQLATGAGLTGLVSAGYMYHFAGVPMSYVLLSGAIGSMLMLGITMLIGNVIYILGVGVPPVSAKVKFDPITKDRQDIYVSPGTEGHGVPTVSFVSGIIGAFFGGIGGALTYVLLNELGISPAISAFIAIGFFLANAVLAAYNIAGTIEGFHDPKFKRLPKAIVSSLIVSGFIAVILVLSSVGGVKL, from the coding sequence ATGGATCCAATAACAATCATTATCGGGCTTATAATTGCGGGTATTCTGATCGTCATCGGTGTTCACTTGATCCCAGTCGGTGGAGCGCCAGCTGCGATGGCAATGGCTACTGGAGTTGGAACAGGAACGGTTCAGCTCGCAACTGGAGCGGGTTTGACAGGCTTAGTTAGCGCGGGCTACATGTATCACTTCGCCGGAGTTCCAATGAGCTATGTTCTGTTGAGCGGTGCCATCGGAAGCATGCTCATGCTAGGCATTACGATGCTAATAGGAAACGTCATTTACATTCTTGGTGTCGGTGTTCCGCCAGTGTCTGCAAAGGTTAAGTTTGATCCGATAACAAAAGACAGACAGGACATCTATGTTTCTCCAGGCACAGAAGGACATGGAGTTCCAACAGTTTCGTTCGTTAGTGGAATCATCGGGGCATTCTTTGGAGGAATTGGAGGTGCTTTGACCTATGTGTTGCTTAACGAACTTGGCATATCGCCAGCAATTTCAGCTTTCATTGCGATAGGCTTCTTCTTGGCTAATGCGGTTCTTGCAGCATACAACATTGCGGGAACAATTGAGGGGTTCCATGATCCCAAGTTCAAGAGATTGCCAAAGGCTATTGTTTCAAGTCTGATCGTTTCGGGCTTCATAGCGGTAATTCTCGTTCTTAGCTCTGTTGGAGGTGTAAAGCTATGA
- the mtrE gene encoding tetrahydromethanopterin S-methyltransferase subunit E, with protein MDVSTGLGLVALMGAAATIAGAAEDLESDVGSQSNPNSQVQLAPQVGVLHRIFNKAISGEPPAYAFYSSIAATVAWILMNANFNIIAAFAIGAFVASIFHGIYASTAYMGRLASQRRYGQPIYLDVIYNHLPPIMAHGFIATFCILGLSYILWAYFEHPFPFVLLAFIWGITVGAIGSSTGDVHYGSEREYQNKPFGAGLNAALSGKIVTKAEIGTRSSIDNAWFCAKFGGPATGITFGLIVFLDNWRTLVFDAFWAIIAGFVIVALLIVANRLLEVWARKNYGPYPEKLAMLEGGA; from the coding sequence ATGGACGTAAGCACGGGATTGGGGCTTGTTGCACTTATGGGTGCAGCAGCTACCATTGCGGGAGCAGCAGAGGATCTTGAAAGTGATGTCGGTTCTCAGAGCAATCCAAACTCACAGGTTCAGTTAGCTCCACAGGTAGGAGTTCTGCACAGAATTTTCAACAAAGCAATTTCTGGAGAGCCACCCGCTTATGCCTTCTACTCGAGCATCGCCGCGACTGTTGCATGGATTTTAATGAACGCAAACTTCAACATAATCGCTGCATTTGCCATTGGAGCCTTTGTTGCGTCGATCTTCCATGGAATTTATGCAAGCACCGCCTACATGGGTAGACTTGCAAGCCAGCGCAGATATGGACAACCAATCTACTTGGACGTGATCTACAATCATCTACCGCCAATCATGGCTCATGGCTTTATTGCGACGTTCTGCATTCTCGGGCTCTCTTATATACTGTGGGCTTACTTTGAGCATCCGTTCCCGTTTGTGTTGCTTGCATTCATTTGGGGCATAACGGTTGGAGCAATTGGTTCCTCCACTGGAGACGTGCACTATGGTTCTGAGAGAGAGTATCAAAACAAACCATTCGGCGCGGGTCTGAATGCCGCACTCTCAGGCAAGATCGTTACCAAAGCAGAAATTGGAACAAGGAGCAGTATAGACAATGCATGGTTCTGTGCCAAGTTTGGTGGTCCAGCAACGGGAATAACGTTTGGTCTTATCGTATTCTTGGATAACTGGAGAACACTCGTTTTTGATGCGTTCTGGGCAATCATCGCTGGCTTTGTGATCGTTGCACTGCTGATCGTGGCAAATAGGCTTCTCGAAGTATGGGCAAGGAAAAATTATGGACCATATCCTGAGAAGCTTGCAATGCTTGAAGGAGGTGCTTAA
- a CDS encoding methanogenesis marker 7 protein, producing the protein MIPLIFNGGVYGHQEFEELVYDLGGFVIQKNFAQTEVTIFFIVPEEDLDRVKEKALELKAELKNAPLAGSEIAVVVPTISIYHLPHHSCDVAEYLRRKGAKTNMIGLSRGVGKRLARLTAFERDLINEHDVAVFLFGNFKECINKKIKMLKEITVPVVATGFPKITAPEGIEYVPNLGRIVGKFSKESDIELLENVAKAVERIVDKRRKLFDRFEVPPYYLKSEVENQIPEINEITSPAPITVKLNGLRIKLPYDKFGDKIKNVKILDFKLGDICEVFPSVVEGHTIVKFAGVF; encoded by the coding sequence ATGATACCACTAATCTTTAACGGAGGTGTTTACGGCCACCAAGAATTTGAAGAACTCGTTTATGACCTTGGTGGTTTTGTAATCCAAAAGAATTTTGCTCAAACAGAAGTAACAATATTCTTCATCGTTCCTGAAGAAGATCTGGATAGAGTAAAGGAGAAAGCTTTAGAATTAAAAGCTGAACTAAAAAACGCTCCTTTGGCTGGCTCGGAAATAGCGGTAGTGGTTCCAACAATTTCGATCTATCACTTGCCTCATCACTCATGTGATGTAGCGGAATATCTACGCAGAAAAGGGGCAAAGACCAACATGATTGGCTTGTCGAGAGGTGTCGGAAAAAGACTTGCAAGGCTTACCGCATTTGAGAGAGATCTAATAAATGAACATGACGTGGCAGTGTTCCTATTTGGAAATTTTAAAGAATGTATTAATAAAAAAATTAAAATGTTAAAAGAAATAACAGTTCCCGTTGTGGCTACGGGTTTCCCAAAGATAACAGCTCCAGAAGGAATAGAATACGTTCCAAATTTGGGTAGAATCGTCGGAAAATTCAGTAAAGAGAGCGATATCGAGCTTTTGGAGAATGTTGCAAAAGCTGTAGAGAGGATTGTCGATAAAAGGAGAAAACTATTCGATCGCTTTGAAGTCCCGCCGTATTATCTAAAAAGCGAAGTTGAAAACCAAATTCCAGAAATAAACGAGATTACTTCACCAGCACCAATCACAGTTAAGCTCAACGGCCTCAGAATTAAACTACCGTATGATAAGTTTGGAGATAAGATTAAAAACGTAAAAATTCTTGATTTTAAGCTTGGAGACATTTGTGAAGTTTTTCCTTCTGTGGTAGAAGGACACACGATCGTAAAATTTGCAGGAGTTTTCTAA
- a CDS encoding methanogenesis marker 17 protein: protein MRLVVESPDEEGRIAYERTINTVLSESTIRGSIKGVRVYADPKEPVFILILQLAKSSGVIKFSDAVALKFVKDGVIAVCENDKFMPEVLRILWEKFGNEKVEQLSRYEIMVRNGISDEILNAIVYDPEKELMAGLMDLILRIIPEGFRIRRYIRKDNLLAVIASEDPIKSDWIEKAIRMMEESI from the coding sequence ATGAGATTAGTAGTAGAGTCGCCTGATGAAGAGGGTAGAATCGCTTACGAGAGGACTATAAACACGGTTCTTAGCGAATCAACGATAAGGGGGTCCATAAAGGGCGTGCGTGTTTATGCGGACCCCAAAGAACCTGTCTTTATTCTGATCCTACAGCTCGCTAAGTCGAGCGGAGTCATTAAATTTTCAGATGCGGTCGCACTGAAATTCGTAAAAGATGGTGTTATTGCGGTTTGTGAAAATGATAAATTTATGCCAGAGGTCTTGAGGATATTATGGGAAAAATTCGGGAATGAAAAAGTTGAGCAGTTGAGTAGATATGAGATCATGGTAAGGAATGGAATTAGTGACGAAATTCTCAACGCAATTGTTTATGATCCAGAAAAGGAACTTATGGCTGGTTTAATGGATTTAATTCTTCGGATAATTCCCGAAGGGTTTAGAATTCGCCGTTATATTCGAAAGGATAATCTTCTGGCTGTGATTGCGTCAGAAGACCCTATAAAAAGTGATTGGATCGAAAAAGCCATAAGAATGATGGAGGAGAGCATATGA
- a CDS encoding methanogenesis marker 15 protein yields MVKVALISCGAEYSGVYHEIERAIEMVGGEVVIPETDLQDVKEVDEEFGIIVKGGDLKLMMARAKSVAEDRCDADAAFVATCFRCAEGALVRNAVRKYLQDARIPVVAYSFTERSKAGNFLLRMEALVNIVRRKHLLARTKHEGLTVGVDSGSTTTKVVVMRDNEIIGAAWRPTVDIIETADKVLEEALRMAGVKLSEVEVIGTSGYGRFLIGKHLNAGIIQDEITVGAKGATFLAGKQKGDATILDIGGMDNKAITAHDSLPDSFTLGGICAGSSGRFLETTARRLGVDIMEFGEMATRGDYRKIKMNSYCIVFGMQDLTTALAGGAKAEDVAAAACRSVIDQIVEQQLQEITLRAPIIEVGGTSLIKGLVKAVREALGMEVIVPKYSQFAVATGIAFVASGAREEKGYEISSRVA; encoded by the coding sequence ATGGTAAAAGTTGCTTTAATTTCATGCGGCGCGGAATACAGCGGTGTATACCATGAGATTGAAAGGGCAATTGAAATGGTTGGCGGAGAAGTCGTTATCCCGGAGACAGATCTTCAGGATGTTAAGGAAGTTGACGAGGAATTTGGGATTATTGTGAAAGGTGGGGATTTAAAGCTGATGATGGCAAGGGCAAAGTCGGTTGCTGAAGATCGATGTGATGCGGATGCGGCGTTTGTTGCAACATGCTTTAGATGCGCTGAAGGGGCTCTTGTTAGAAACGCGGTTAGGAAATATCTTCAGGATGCTCGAATTCCTGTTGTTGCATATTCCTTTACTGAGAGAAGCAAGGCTGGAAATTTCCTGCTCAGAATGGAAGCTCTTGTAAATATTGTCAGAAGAAAGCACTTGCTTGCGAGAACAAAACATGAAGGGCTAACTGTTGGTGTCGATTCAGGATCAACGACGACGAAGGTTGTGGTAATGAGAGATAATGAAATCATTGGTGCCGCTTGGCGTCCTACGGTTGACATAATAGAGACCGCAGACAAAGTGCTCGAAGAAGCTCTAAGAATGGCAGGGGTTAAGCTTTCAGAAGTTGAAGTTATTGGAACTTCTGGTTATGGCAGATTTTTGATAGGAAAGCATCTAAATGCAGGTATAATCCAAGATGAGATAACTGTGGGAGCAAAGGGTGCAACATTCCTTGCAGGTAAGCAGAAGGGCGATGCAACGATCCTTGACATCGGTGGGATGGATAACAAGGCAATCACTGCTCATGACAGCCTGCCAGACAGCTTTACTCTCGGTGGAATCTGTGCAGGCTCATCTGGAAGATTTTTGGAGACAACTGCAAGAAGACTTGGTGTCGATATTATGGAATTCGGTGAGATGGCAACAAGAGGAGATTACAGAAAAATAAAGATGAACTCCTACTGCATAGTCTTCGGAATGCAAGATCTTACCACTGCACTTGCAGGAGGAGCTAAGGCTGAAGACGTTGCCGCTGCAGCATGTCGGAGTGTTATAGACCAAATCGTTGAGCAACAGCTTCAAGAAATAACACTCAGAGCGCCCATAATAGAAGTTGGCGGAACTTCATTAATTAAAGGGCTTGTTAAGGCTGTTAGAGAGGCTCTTGGCATGGAGGTAATTGTTCCCAAATATTCGCAATTTGCAGTCGCCACTGGAATAGCTTTTGTCGCTTCAGGGGCGAGGGAGGAGAAGGGATATGAGATTAGTAGTAGAGTCGCCTGA
- a CDS encoding methanogenesis marker 5 protein, translating into MKVRYLVLSPHAGMNPEELVFRILDLNFDGTVKETCFGAIVEGEEREVDRIAETLRKEYYYIFSKERGYPIGDKRICRAQRGGGARTGFYQIEYELEFLPLISEAIKDLKFEKAKKPKNVIVHPINSLILADLIERCGHKPLTMMSEIGKLVRNPEIDAPPRNITTDHVVKGLKYASIEMPSGIRGRLGVWDELIENAEAGIIANYEYAFGCAGCTHNDVLIYLIKAKKIPYVWLNLPKTHEEAKEFVGKIYEFLSTLG; encoded by the coding sequence ATGAAAGTTCGGTATCTCGTTTTATCTCCCCATGCTGGTATGAACCCCGAAGAACTCGTTTTCAGGATACTCGATTTGAATTTCGATGGAACAGTCAAGGAGACATGCTTTGGAGCAATTGTTGAGGGAGAGGAGAGAGAAGTTGATAGAATTGCTGAGACATTAAGAAAAGAATATTACTACATCTTTTCCAAGGAGAGAGGTTATCCCATAGGCGATAAAAGAATCTGCAGAGCCCAACGCGGAGGGGGAGCGAGAACAGGTTTTTATCAGATTGAATACGAGTTGGAGTTTTTACCGCTCATATCGGAAGCTATAAAGGATCTTAAATTCGAGAAAGCTAAAAAACCGAAGAATGTTATAGTGCATCCTATAAACAGCCTGATTTTAGCGGATCTAATTGAGAGATGTGGACACAAGCCCTTAACGATGATGTCAGAAATCGGAAAGCTCGTAAGGAACCCAGAGATCGATGCACCACCGAGAAACATAACCACAGATCACGTGGTTAAAGGTCTAAAGTATGCATCTATAGAAATGCCTTCTGGCATAAGGGGAAGGCTTGGAGTATGGGATGAGCTTATCGAGAATGCTGAGGCAGGTATAATTGCCAACTACGAATACGCATTCGGCTGTGCTGGCTGCACACATAATGATGTTCTGATCTACTTAATAAAAGCAAAGAAAATTCCTTATGTATGGCTTAACCTTCCAAAGACCCACGAAGAGGCAAAGGAATTTGTTGGCAAGATCTATGAATTTTTAAGCACTTTGGGGTGA